The Stenotrophomonas sp. ASS1 genome segment GCACTCGCTGCTACTGGGCAGCGTGCTGTGGCTGGGCGGCGAGTTCGCCTTCGTGGTGTTCAACGAAGCGCAGCGCGCGCACCTGCTGGGCAACGCCAACCATGACCGCCTGGTGGCGATCGTCGGCCTGTCGATGGCGATCACGCCACTGCTGATGATCGCGCTGCTCAAGCTGCTCGGCCAGGAGAAGGTAACGCCGCGCGAGGCAGCCGAGGCCGACAAGGTGGCGCCGGACAACCGGCCGAAGGTGCTGATTGCCGGCATGGGCCGCTTCGGCCAGGTCATCGCGCGCCTGCTGACCGCGCAGAAGGTGCCGTTCGTGGCGCTGGAAGCGAATCCGGACACCGTGGCCGACCTGCGCCGCTTCGGCAACCAGCTGTACTACGGCGACCCGACCCGGCCAGAGATGCTGCGCGCTGCGGGCGGCGAACACATCGATGTGTTCGTGATCACCGTGGACGACCCGGAGACCAACCTGCGTGCGGTGCGCATGGTGCGCCGGCTGTACCCGGACGCGAAGGTGCTGGCGCGTGCACGCAACCGCCAGCATGCGTGGCGCCTGATGGACATGTCGGCCGAGCCGTTCCGCGAAGTGTTCGGCACCAGCCTGGAGATGAGCGGCCGCGTGCTGACCGCGCTGGGCGTGGCACCGGATGTGGCCGAGCGCCACGTGCAGCGCTTCCGCGAGCACGATGAGCAGCTGCTGCGCGACCAGTACCTGGTGTACGACGACGAGGCAGCGGTGATCCAGACCTCGCGCGACGCACGCAACGACCTGATGCACCTGTTCGAGGCCGACGCGGAAAGCGACGGCAAGTAGGCGTGCCGACCAACGGTCGGCACCCACCACAGATTGAGGTTGCGGATTCCGGCAGTAGATCCACGCCATGCGTGGATGCTTTGGCTTCCGGGCACGATCATCCACGCATGGCGTGGATCTACCGGGTCCCGATCAGCCGTTGTCGCGCAGGAACCGTGCCATCGAGGAAACGCCCGGCACGCGCGGCTCGAACTCGCCGGCCACGTCGATGAAGCCACGCATCACCGCAATCTCGCGCGGGCTGCGGTTGAGGCTGTCGCGCGCTTCAGGATCGGCGCCGGCGCGCAGCAGGCGCTGCACCAGCAGCGGCAGGCCATGCAGCGCGGCCAGATGCAGCGGGCCGAAGCCACGCGGGTCGCGTACGTCCAGGCTTACGTCCTCGTCCAGCAGGCGCTCCACTGCGGCCATCACCACCTGCTCGTCGCAGGCGGTACCCGGCTCGGCGCGCGCGCCCAGCAGCAGCAGCAGCGGCGTGACAGAACCAGCGGCGGCCTGGTCCGGTTCGGCACCGGCCAGCAGCAGGGTGTCGAGCAGCGCCAGCAGGCGCGAGCGGTCGCGGGCACTGAAACCGTACAGCGCGGCACAGTGCAGCGGACCCAGCTGCTGCGCGTCACCGGCATGCACGTCGGCACCCGCCGTGAGCAGGCGCGCGACGATGTCCGGAAGGCCCAGCGCGGAGGCCAGCATCAGCACCGTCACGCCACCCGGCAGGCGGTGTTCCAGCTTGGCGCCAGCGTCGAGCAGGGCCGAAACGATGTCCACCTGGCGCATGCTGACCGCCGCCGACAGCGGCGTCGCGCCACTGGCCGCCGCGTGCTGCGGATCGGCGCCGCGCGCCAGCAGTAGGTCGGTTACCGCCAGGTGGCCGCCACCGGCAGCACGCAGCAGCGCGGTGCAGCCCTGTGCGTCGACGGCGTCGACGGCGAAGCCCAGATCGATCAGGCGGCGCACTGCATCGACGTCACCGGCCATTGCGGCGGCCGGCAGATCGGCCTCGCGCAGGGTGCGGCGCGGCAACGGCCACACCCGCCAATCGAGCCAGTCGGCCAGATCGCGGCGACCGATCGACAGCGCCACGCCCAGCGGTGTCTGGCCGTCGGCGGCACGTGCTTCCGGCGAGGCACCATGCTGCACCAGCAGCTTAAGCGCGCCTTCGCGGGCCAATGCGGTGGCCAGGTGCAGTGCGGTCATGCCGTGGCTGTCGCGTGCTTCGCGATCAACGCCGGCCTTGAGCAGGGCCTGCTGCAGCCGCAGCCACCCCAGGCGCACCGCCAGCGACAACGGCGGGTCACCCGCCGGCGAGGCGGCGAACGGATCGGCACCACGCTCAAGCAGTTCCAGTGCCAGCTGTTCCAGGCCACGCGCGGCCTGGTCGTGCTGTGCGCAGGCAGCAAGGAAGCGCGCCAGGCCACCGCGGCCGGCCGGCGACAGGCCACGCTGCAGCATCACCTGCAACGCCGGCACCGCATCGATGCCGCGCGACAACAGCGCGAACATCGGCGTATCGGAGCAGGCATCACGCACATAGGGATCGGCGCCGTGGCCCAGCAGCCAGTCCACCGCACGCGGTTCCAGCGCCAACTCCGGATCGAGCAGCAGCCCGCCCAGTTCCTCCGGTTGGCACAGCCTGGCCAGCGCCGCCATGCCGTCGGTGTTGCCGAAGCCCAGGGCCTCGCGCAGCAGGGTCAGCGGCGGACGGTCCGGCAGCAGGCCGCTGGCACTGGCTGCTTCGCCACGATCGGCCAGGCCATCACTGACCGCGGCCGGCAACGGATAGGACGGGTCCAGCAGGGCTACGATCGCCCAGCGGCCGGCCTCGGCGGCGTAGTCCACCGCACGGCGGCCGACCGGATCGGTGGCATCGGCGGCGATGCCCAGCTCGACCAGGCGCTTGATCAGCAATGGCGAGACATCCTCGGCCATCGCCGCCAGCTGCACCGCATTGCGGCCTTCGCCGTCCACCGCAACCAGATCCG includes the following:
- a CDS encoding ankyrin repeat domain-containing protein codes for the protein MTDTSRPRALSIAFAVGAVLALGAAVGGVPGAILAALAQPAFALGVSWWRRSRALLPLKVVARQDLPALLALWAAAPLLLALLLAWPLAALRDSGSLAAVLGLSVLVSAGLLAAWRTWPLWNDVERLEGRLAHHWQALAGRDLTAWRGLGVAALVIALAALVVLPAWPGLLPESARWPAALAVVVVSPVLHLLLQRVAPAPLVSLRASPLASASNEHEPMFAAAVETAPLEAMAPQELTPALYEAARHGRIDRGLQLLQAGADPYALPDPNWRDQRSLAVLAAVLPDLRLLRELIARGVDVNAPHRGMTPLLAATRDSWHGRPEAVMTLLANGADSRAIDSDGNTPLHHAARSSDPGVAALLRDAAAEVDALNNEGWSPLAVACQVGNWRLARFLLERGARSEPAEGTPVLLAAAATEDDDPAGVQLLLKHKARADARDRQRRSALHEAALAGHVEIIGVLLGAGANLEARDALGRTPWLEAARAGRAAVVEHLLPHKPDLVAVDGEGRNAVQLAAMAEDVSPLLIKRLVELGIAADATDPVGRRAVDYAAEAGRWAIVALLDPSYPLPAAVSDGLADRGEAASASGLLPDRPPLTLLREALGFGNTDGMAALARLCQPEELGGLLLDPELALEPRAVDWLLGHGADPYVRDACSDTPMFALLSRGIDAVPALQVMLQRGLSPAGRGGLARFLAACAQHDQAARGLEQLALELLERGADPFAASPAGDPPLSLAVRLGWLRLQQALLKAGVDREARDSHGMTALHLATALAREGALKLLVQHGASPEARAADGQTPLGVALSIGRRDLADWLDWRVWPLPRRTLREADLPAAAMAGDVDAVRRLIDLGFAVDAVDAQGCTALLRAAGGGHLAVTDLLLARGADPQHAAASGATPLSAAVSMRQVDIVSALLDAGAKLEHRLPGGVTVLMLASALGLPDIVARLLTAGADVHAGDAQQLGPLHCAALYGFSARDRSRLLALLDTLLLAGAEPDQAAAGSVTPLLLLLGARAEPGTACDEQVVMAAVERLLDEDVSLDVRDPRGFGPLHLAALHGLPLLVQRLLRAGADPEARDSLNRSPREIAVMRGFIDVAGEFEPRVPGVSSMARFLRDNG